The following are encoded together in the Kribbella sp. CA-293567 genome:
- a CDS encoding phosphotransferase enzyme family protein has protein sequence MTAVEVVGVARWLAEVFGVGEPVRLARVGRGAMGAVWELRATAGVFAAKQLFWFDGGMAAVEAEVAFRAACAEAGVPSPAPLAAVDGAYVVRRGGQWWRLYEWADGEVPDRSDAEAAGWLAQQMGAIHGLDWPGGKTEVVSWYHRVEVDWPSLVALADSARVEWADALARSQPRVAELTALVNAAPIGEPVWCHRDLQNSNVLRSAGRSWLVDWDNVGSLAPWRELGALLTHHLDRPDELHRIVGAYRTAGGPAEIDSPTGFATGLAISLNFLHEQASVALDAGAAGQHRQFAEKQVRALLDSLPSLATLEQASRAAR, from the coding sequence ATGACGGCTGTAGAGGTGGTGGGCGTCGCGCGGTGGCTGGCTGAGGTGTTCGGGGTGGGGGAGCCCGTGCGGCTGGCGCGGGTGGGGCGGGGTGCGATGGGGGCCGTGTGGGAGTTGAGGGCTACCGCGGGAGTGTTCGCTGCCAAGCAGTTGTTCTGGTTCGACGGCGGGATGGCGGCGGTCGAGGCGGAGGTGGCGTTTCGGGCGGCGTGTGCGGAGGCCGGGGTGCCAAGTCCTGCGCCGTTGGCCGCGGTCGACGGCGCGTACGTCGTACGTCGCGGTGGTCAGTGGTGGCGGCTCTACGAGTGGGCTGATGGTGAGGTGCCCGACCGGTCGGATGCCGAGGCGGCTGGTTGGCTTGCGCAGCAGATGGGCGCCATCCATGGTCTCGATTGGCCTGGTGGGAAGACCGAGGTGGTCAGCTGGTACCACCGGGTGGAAGTCGATTGGCCCTCGCTCGTCGCCCTCGCGGACAGCGCGCGGGTCGAGTGGGCCGACGCGTTGGCGCGGTCGCAGCCGCGGGTCGCGGAGCTGACTGCGCTCGTCAATGCCGCGCCGATCGGTGAGCCGGTGTGGTGTCACCGAGACCTGCAGAACTCGAACGTACTGCGCTCCGCCGGCCGCAGTTGGCTGGTGGACTGGGACAACGTCGGGTCGCTGGCGCCGTGGCGCGAACTGGGTGCGCTGCTGACCCACCACCTCGATCGGCCGGACGAGCTGCATCGGATCGTCGGCGCCTACCGGACGGCCGGTGGGCCGGCCGAGATCGACAGCCCGACCGGATTCGCGACCGGGCTGGCGATCTCGCTCAACTTCCTGCACGAGCAGGCTTCCGTCGCTCTTGATGCTGGGGCTGCCGGTCAGCATCGGCAGTTCGCCGAGAAGCAGGTGCGGGCGCTGCTCGATTCACTGCCGAGCCTCGCGACCCTCGAGCAGGCTTCCCGAGCAGCGCGCTGA
- a CDS encoding helix-turn-helix domain-containing protein: protein MRETTNALGAYLRARRELVTPAQAGIPDIGVRRVPGLRREEVAMLAGISADYYLRLERGRDRNPSLQVLESIARVLRLDDDHVAHLRSLVSEAPRPRRGRSAQGTPPPGALKLLDGLVQPAFIEGRYFDILASNSLARALSPGLTVGGNQLRDLFLDPAEQALLPEWKNVSECLIANLRQAVGNDVDDPRFLELTDELSLASPLFRELWARHEVRGQRGTPIRINHPQVGELTLNRERLSIDGAEDLKLVVYHADAGSSDADKLALLASAELPSSSGNLGTAPRELDSAARR from the coding sequence ATGAGGGAGACGACGAACGCCCTCGGTGCGTACCTGCGGGCCCGACGCGAACTGGTGACCCCTGCGCAAGCCGGCATTCCCGACATCGGCGTACGGCGGGTGCCTGGGCTGCGGCGCGAAGAGGTCGCCATGCTCGCCGGCATCAGCGCCGACTACTACCTGCGTTTGGAGCGGGGGCGCGATCGCAATCCGTCCCTGCAGGTGCTCGAGTCGATCGCTCGCGTGCTCCGGCTCGACGACGATCATGTCGCTCACCTGCGGTCTCTGGTCTCGGAGGCGCCCCGGCCGCGCAGAGGCCGATCTGCGCAGGGCACACCTCCGCCCGGCGCGCTCAAGCTCCTGGACGGCCTGGTCCAGCCTGCCTTCATCGAGGGCCGGTACTTCGACATCCTGGCCTCGAACAGTCTCGCCAGAGCCCTCTCTCCCGGCCTCACCGTCGGCGGCAACCAACTGAGGGACCTGTTCCTCGACCCGGCGGAACAGGCATTGCTGCCGGAATGGAAGAACGTCTCGGAGTGCCTGATCGCAAACCTGCGACAAGCCGTGGGCAACGATGTCGACGACCCCCGCTTCCTCGAACTCACCGACGAACTCTCACTCGCCAGCCCTCTGTTTCGCGAACTCTGGGCCCGCCACGAAGTACGCGGACAGCGCGGAACACCGATCCGGATCAACCACCCACAGGTCGGTGAGCTGACCCTCAACCGCGAACGCCTGAGCATCGACGGTGCGGAGGATTTGAAACTCGTCGTTTATCACGCGGACGCGGGGTCGAGCGATGCCGACAAGCTCGCTCTGCTGGCGTCGGCGGAGCTGCCTAGTTCGTCCGGGAACCTCGGCACGGCTCCCCGGGAGCTGGACAGCGCCGCCCGGCGTTGA
- a CDS encoding bifunctional acetate--CoA ligase family protein/GNAT family N-acetyltransferase, with translation MTVPEQPQRPAQYAVEHPAGYPAEYEADVVLRDGATAHLRPITPGDAELLVSFYARVSEQSKYYRFFAPYPQLSDRDVARFTQVDYVDRLALIVTVGDAMIGVGRYERTGRRTAEVAFLIEDAHQGRGLGQLFLEHLAQSAREHGITRFIAEVLPDNRKMITVFTEAGYKVAREFEDGVIMVEFDIAPTDTSFGVMQAREQRSEALSIARLLSPAGVAVIGASRRAGTIGNALLRNLRDGGFPGRLYAVNADTQADEIDGVPAYPTIRDVDGPVDLAVVAVRAEMVADVILDCAAKGVRGLVVVSSGFAEIGDEGRKRQRYLVGLARSYGMRVIGPNALGVINTAAGVSLNATLSPLMPSRGRVAFFCQSGALGVSILADMVGRGLGLSSFVSAGNRADVSGNDLMQYWYSDEATEVVLLYLESLGNPRKFSRVARRLAGRKPVIALKSGRATQGVPLGHTVRRSTLPSATVDSLFRQSGLIGVDTPGELFDVAQLMAHQPLPKGRRVAIVSNSDALTLLALDSMAGCGLDVAGDPRTLNAEATAADFGGALEEVFADERVDSIVVIFTPPVQSNGAEVAEVLAAAAAGSDKPVVSTFLASRSVPAQLRVSDEQGGAARGSIPSFSSPQYAVGALAKATQYAEWRRRADSTIPELPDVDTAGAEDFVAEFLQRHPAGADLDDADRQRLLSFYDISVLPAFPVLSADEAVARAEDLGFEVILKATAEQWRMRPDLADIWRHIHDEDDMREAWAEMTRTFGVAADPGRAQFVVQKMAPPGVPVVISALEDVAFGPVVSFGLSGVATDLLGDRAYRMPPLTTVDAAEMVREVRAAPLLFGYRGSDPADIPAIENLLHRVSRLTLELEEVVRCDLRSVLVAAQGATILDTTIRIAPNEKPRQDTPARRLT, from the coding sequence GTGACAGTGCCGGAACAGCCTCAGCGACCGGCTCAGTATGCCGTGGAGCACCCGGCCGGCTATCCAGCGGAGTACGAAGCGGATGTGGTCCTGCGCGACGGGGCGACAGCGCACTTGCGGCCGATCACCCCGGGTGACGCCGAGCTGCTGGTCTCCTTCTACGCGCGGGTCTCCGAGCAGTCGAAGTACTACCGCTTCTTCGCGCCCTATCCGCAACTGTCGGATCGCGACGTGGCGCGGTTCACCCAGGTCGACTACGTGGACCGGCTGGCGTTGATCGTGACCGTCGGCGACGCGATGATCGGCGTCGGGCGGTACGAGCGGACCGGGCGGCGGACCGCCGAGGTCGCGTTCCTGATCGAGGACGCGCACCAGGGCCGGGGCCTGGGGCAATTGTTTCTCGAGCACCTGGCCCAGTCGGCGCGCGAGCACGGCATCACCCGGTTCATCGCCGAGGTGCTGCCCGACAACCGCAAGATGATCACGGTCTTCACCGAGGCCGGGTACAAGGTCGCGCGCGAGTTCGAGGACGGCGTGATCATGGTCGAGTTCGACATCGCGCCGACCGACACCTCGTTCGGGGTGATGCAGGCCCGCGAGCAGCGCTCGGAGGCGCTCTCGATCGCGCGGCTGCTGAGCCCGGCCGGCGTCGCGGTGATCGGTGCGTCGCGGCGGGCGGGCACGATCGGCAACGCCCTGCTGCGCAATCTGCGGGACGGCGGGTTCCCCGGCCGGTTGTACGCGGTGAACGCCGACACGCAGGCCGACGAGATCGACGGCGTACCGGCGTACCCGACGATCCGGGACGTGGACGGTCCGGTCGACCTGGCCGTGGTCGCGGTCCGGGCCGAGATGGTCGCCGACGTGATCCTGGACTGTGCGGCCAAGGGCGTGCGGGGGCTGGTGGTGGTGTCCAGCGGTTTCGCCGAGATCGGGGACGAAGGCCGCAAGCGTCAGCGCTACCTGGTCGGCCTGGCCCGGTCGTACGGGATGCGCGTGATCGGCCCGAACGCGCTGGGTGTGATCAACACGGCCGCCGGGGTCAGCCTCAACGCGACCCTCTCGCCGCTGATGCCGAGTCGTGGGCGGGTCGCGTTCTTCTGCCAGTCCGGCGCCCTCGGCGTGTCGATCCTGGCCGACATGGTCGGCCGCGGTCTTGGTCTCTCGAGCTTCGTCTCGGCCGGCAACCGAGCCGATGTCTCCGGCAACGACCTGATGCAGTACTGGTACTCCGACGAGGCGACCGAGGTGGTCCTGCTCTACCTCGAGTCGCTGGGCAACCCCCGCAAGTTCAGCCGGGTCGCTCGTCGGCTGGCCGGGCGCAAGCCAGTGATCGCGCTGAAGTCCGGCCGCGCCACGCAGGGTGTTCCGCTCGGCCACACGGTCCGCCGCAGCACGTTGCCATCGGCAACGGTCGACTCGTTGTTCCGGCAGAGTGGCCTGATCGGCGTCGACACGCCGGGTGAGCTGTTCGACGTCGCCCAGTTGATGGCGCACCAGCCGCTGCCCAAGGGCCGCCGGGTCGCGATCGTGAGCAACTCCGACGCCCTCACCCTGCTCGCGCTGGACTCGATGGCCGGCTGTGGGCTCGACGTCGCGGGCGACCCGCGCACGCTGAACGCCGAGGCAACGGCCGCCGACTTCGGTGGCGCGCTGGAAGAAGTCTTCGCCGACGAGCGGGTCGACTCCATCGTGGTGATCTTCACCCCACCCGTCCAGTCGAACGGCGCCGAAGTCGCGGAGGTCCTCGCCGCCGCGGCCGCCGGATCGGACAAGCCGGTCGTCTCCACCTTCCTCGCATCCCGCAGCGTCCCCGCGCAACTTCGCGTCTCCGACGAGCAAGGCGGCGCCGCCCGCGGCTCGATCCCGTCCTTCTCCTCCCCGCAGTACGCCGTGGGAGCGCTGGCCAAAGCCACGCAGTACGCGGAATGGCGGCGGCGCGCGGACAGCACCATTCCTGAACTACCGGACGTCGACACCGCCGGCGCGGAAGACTTCGTCGCCGAGTTCCTGCAGCGCCACCCCGCGGGCGCCGACCTGGACGACGCCGACCGGCAGCGGCTGCTGAGCTTCTACGACATCAGCGTGCTGCCCGCCTTCCCGGTCCTGTCGGCAGACGAAGCGGTCGCCCGAGCGGAGGACCTCGGCTTCGAGGTGATCCTCAAGGCGACCGCCGAGCAATGGCGGATGCGCCCCGACCTGGCCGACATCTGGCGTCACATCCACGACGAAGACGACATGCGCGAGGCCTGGGCCGAGATGACCCGAACCTTCGGCGTCGCCGCCGACCCCGGACGAGCGCAGTTCGTGGTCCAGAAGATGGCGCCTCCCGGCGTACCGGTGGTGATCTCGGCACTGGAAGACGTCGCCTTCGGCCCGGTCGTCTCCTTCGGCCTCTCCGGCGTAGCCACCGACCTCCTCGGCGACCGCGCCTACCGCATGCCACCCCTCACCACCGTCGACGCCGCCGAAATGGTCCGCGAAGTCCGCGCGGCCCCCCTCCTTTTCGGCTACCGAGGCTCCGACCCGGCCGACATCCCCGCCATCGAAAACCTCCTCCACCGAGTCTCCCGCCTGACCCTGGAACTCGAAGAGGTAGTCCGCTGCGACCTCCGCTCAGTACTGGTAGCAGCCCAAGGCGCCACCATCCTCGACACCACCATCCGCATCGCCCCCAACGAAAAACCCCGCCAGGACACCCCAGCCCGCCGACTCACCTGA
- a CDS encoding FtsX-like permease family protein codes for MNPMTDLGLRFVRRPGPGGRAANLAALGATAIVALLVTFLIAGSLGLKHRSDRIGWRATDDGTVQTAVGVVNELDDMAAGIPISRYDVAINDPGKSSELPPPPGLTRVPKPGEVFVSPEVAKHWSADLAKRYDLAKPTGVISDQGLSSTSEWVIIQGVEKNSPGVAAGDNPKYLETWNGKALDERMSTLLVLVAFGITLVLFPLLSLVGQAAGVAAKRREHRLAALRLAGSTRGQVLWLSAVEQAVLGLIGAVAGVIGYTLLTPLIARIPLGGGRWYVHDLTPSWWVVLIVLLAVPVLSVLSALIGLGRVSITPLGVVRGQTRKATSALRLGLLVIGPIVLAVLGTGGAILPLLIGVGLAALAVRIVGPFAVQVIGRLMARTAKGPVALLAGRRLADDPKAAFRPVAALVLSGFVTGFLALFMPYGMSNDAKDASFELYTKQGQSATVVQDAKSKLTAAGLTGQVTTSGQVVYISVPADDRESARTALYDLVPGKVPLTDAEREEQDAGMYKDLRLGVALLLGLVFVTGAASTAAGAVGTALDQAGPAKALRRSGVPLKVIEKSARLAAVVPVVGVGLPVVGFGALTGLALSGGRVLTEGSSGVVLLVAQVVIGLALVAVAGAAGAPVLRKASVG; via the coding sequence ATGAACCCGATGACCGACCTCGGTCTGCGGTTCGTCCGCAGGCCGGGACCGGGCGGACGAGCCGCCAACCTGGCCGCGCTCGGCGCCACCGCGATCGTCGCGCTGCTGGTCACCTTCCTGATCGCCGGCTCGCTCGGCCTCAAGCACCGGTCCGACCGGATCGGCTGGCGCGCCACCGACGACGGCACCGTGCAGACCGCCGTCGGTGTCGTCAACGAGCTCGACGACATGGCCGCCGGCATCCCCATCTCCCGGTACGACGTCGCCATCAACGACCCCGGTAAGAGCAGTGAACTCCCACCACCTCCGGGCCTGACCAGAGTGCCCAAGCCCGGCGAGGTATTCGTCTCACCCGAGGTCGCCAAGCACTGGTCGGCCGACCTCGCCAAGCGTTACGACCTCGCCAAGCCGACGGGCGTCATCAGCGACCAGGGCCTGTCGTCCACCAGCGAATGGGTGATCATTCAGGGCGTCGAGAAGAACTCGCCCGGCGTCGCGGCCGGCGACAATCCGAAGTACCTCGAAACCTGGAACGGCAAGGCACTCGACGAGCGGATGTCGACCCTGCTCGTGCTGGTCGCGTTCGGCATCACCCTGGTCCTCTTCCCGCTGCTCAGCCTGGTCGGCCAGGCAGCAGGTGTCGCCGCCAAGCGCCGTGAGCATCGCCTGGCGGCGCTCAGACTGGCCGGCTCCACCCGTGGCCAAGTGCTCTGGCTGAGCGCCGTCGAACAAGCGGTGCTCGGCCTGATCGGCGCCGTCGCCGGAGTGATCGGCTACACCTTGCTCACCCCGCTGATCGCGCGGATCCCGCTCGGTGGCGGCCGCTGGTACGTGCACGACCTGACCCCGAGCTGGTGGGTCGTCCTGATCGTGCTGCTCGCGGTCCCGGTCCTGTCGGTGCTGAGCGCGCTGATCGGCCTCGGCCGGGTCAGCATCACCCCGCTCGGCGTGGTCCGCGGCCAGACCCGCAAGGCCACCAGCGCGCTGCGCCTCGGTCTGCTGGTGATCGGCCCGATCGTGCTCGCGGTCCTCGGTACCGGCGGCGCGATCCTCCCGCTCCTGATCGGGGTCGGCCTGGCCGCGCTGGCGGTCCGGATCGTCGGCCCGTTCGCGGTCCAGGTGATCGGCAGACTGATGGCCCGTACGGCGAAGGGCCCGGTCGCGCTGCTGGCCGGCCGGCGCCTCGCCGACGACCCGAAGGCCGCCTTCCGCCCGGTCGCGGCGCTGGTGCTCAGCGGCTTCGTCACCGGCTTCCTCGCGCTCTTCATGCCCTACGGCATGAGCAACGACGCCAAGGACGCCTCTTTCGAGCTTTACACGAAACAAGGACAGTCAGCCACCGTCGTCCAGGATGCGAAGTCCAAGCTCACCGCGGCCGGACTCACGGGGCAGGTCACCACCTCGGGCCAGGTCGTGTACATCTCGGTCCCGGCCGACGACCGCGAAAGTGCCAGGACCGCGCTCTACGACCTGGTTCCCGGGAAGGTCCCGTTGACCGACGCCGAGCGGGAGGAGCAGGACGCCGGGATGTACAAGGACCTGCGGCTCGGCGTCGCGCTGCTGCTCGGGCTCGTCTTCGTCACCGGTGCTGCCTCGACGGCGGCCGGAGCGGTCGGGACAGCACTCGACCAGGCCGGGCCCGCGAAGGCGCTGCGCCGATCCGGAGTACCGCTGAAGGTGATCGAGAAGTCCGCCCGGCTGGCGGCCGTCGTACCGGTGGTCGGTGTCGGTCTGCCGGTGGTCGGCTTCGGCGCCCTGACCGGCTTGGCGCTGAGCGGAGGACGGGTTCTCACCGAAGGTAGTTCAGGAGTCGTGCTGCTGGTCGCGCAGGTCGTGATCGGGCTGGCACTGGTCGCCGTCGCCGGTGCCGCGGGCGCGCCGGTACTGCGCAAAGCCAGCGTCGGCTGA
- a CDS encoding ABC transporter ATP-binding protein — MVLAGHGLVKFYGDVVGLAGVDVEVRTGEALAVMGPSGNGKTTLLHVLAGILTPDQGQIWLGGDRVDQLNDAARTVLRRRRLGFVFQDNQLLAELPADENVALPLMVDGVSRREAISRARGMLAQVGLANEAGRRPGELSGGQAQRVAIARALVGEPQAVFADEPTGALDAATGAQVIDLLVGAATHRGAAVVVVTHDDAVAARCHRVVRIVDGKVSDR, encoded by the coding sequence GTGGTGCTCGCCGGGCATGGGCTGGTGAAGTTCTACGGCGACGTGGTCGGCCTGGCCGGTGTTGACGTGGAGGTGCGGACCGGGGAGGCGCTCGCTGTCATGGGGCCGTCCGGGAACGGCAAGACCACGTTGCTGCATGTGCTGGCTGGCATCCTCACTCCAGACCAGGGGCAGATCTGGCTGGGTGGTGACCGCGTCGACCAGCTGAACGACGCCGCCCGGACCGTACTGCGCCGCCGCCGGCTCGGGTTCGTCTTCCAGGACAACCAACTGCTCGCCGAGCTTCCCGCCGACGAGAACGTCGCCCTGCCGCTGATGGTCGACGGGGTCTCGCGGCGCGAAGCCATCAGCCGTGCCCGCGGAATGCTCGCGCAGGTCGGTCTGGCCAACGAGGCCGGGCGCCGCCCCGGTGAACTCTCCGGCGGGCAAGCGCAGCGCGTCGCCATCGCGCGTGCTCTGGTCGGTGAACCTCAGGCGGTCTTCGCCGACGAGCCGACCGGCGCCCTCGACGCCGCGACCGGCGCCCAGGTCATCGACCTGCTCGTCGGCGCCGCGACCCATCGCGGCGCGGCCGTGGTCGTCGTCACCCACGACGACGCCGTCGCAGCCCGGTGCCACCGCGTCGTACGGATCGTCGACGGCAAGGTGAGCGACCGATGA
- a CDS encoding SDR family NAD(P)-dependent oxidoreductase, with product MTVTLITGANKGIGFETAKQLLELGHLVYIGARDVERGEKAAAELGARFVQLDVTDDASVSNALATIDAAEGRLDVLVHNAGILGDGDIDGPKALQVFDTNAVGIVRVTEAALPLLRKSANPNVVTISSSAGSFWAVTNPDRPEYPMPIGLYSASKAAATMLTIQYAKFQPGIKFNAIEPGTTATDMTAAFGIGRSVEESAAFVVRLATLAEDGPTGTFQDENGTLAW from the coding sequence ATGACAGTCACACTGATCACCGGGGCCAACAAGGGCATCGGGTTCGAGACGGCCAAGCAGTTGCTGGAGCTGGGGCACCTGGTCTACATCGGAGCGCGCGACGTCGAGCGCGGCGAGAAGGCCGCGGCGGAGCTCGGCGCGCGGTTCGTGCAGCTCGACGTGACCGACGACGCCTCGGTGAGCAACGCGCTGGCGACGATCGACGCGGCCGAGGGCCGGCTCGACGTCCTGGTGCACAACGCCGGCATCCTCGGGGACGGCGACATCGACGGCCCCAAGGCGCTGCAGGTCTTCGACACCAACGCGGTCGGCATCGTCCGGGTCACCGAAGCGGCCCTCCCGCTGCTGCGCAAGTCCGCCAACCCCAACGTCGTGACCATCTCGAGCAGCGCCGGCTCGTTCTGGGCGGTAACGAACCCCGACCGGCCGGAGTACCCGATGCCGATCGGGCTCTACTCGGCCTCCAAGGCGGCAGCCACCATGCTGACGATCCAGTACGCGAAGTTCCAGCCGGGCATCAAGTTCAACGCGATCGAGCCGGGCACCACGGCCACCGACATGACCGCCGCCTTCGGTATCGGCCGCTCAGTGGAAGAGAGCGCGGCCTTCGTGGTCCGGCTGGCAACTCTCGCCGAGGACGGTCCGACCGGAACTTTCCAGGACGAGAACGGGACACTGGCCTGGTAG
- a CDS encoding DUF5998 family protein, whose amino-acid sequence MRDLNAPVPELADASSELRDAIDRCGYYPDVVTDSLAVAIADEPIRAFVLQHEPTFDRDEVRRHITILALTPSRLIVGHTDEHAADDLIRAPYASTSTEAIPLNRVNAVVVNRVVPNPAGYASKASGGKADPAPGGEVVLTIGWGMVNRIDLEPAVCADPNCEADHGYTGSVAADDISLRISAAADGPAGIQQVLDFASALSFATTSR is encoded by the coding sequence ATGCGTGACCTGAATGCGCCGGTCCCGGAGCTGGCGGACGCCTCGTCCGAACTTCGCGACGCGATCGACCGGTGCGGCTACTACCCAGACGTCGTGACCGACTCACTCGCGGTGGCGATCGCCGACGAACCGATCCGGGCCTTCGTGCTCCAGCACGAACCGACCTTCGACCGCGACGAGGTGCGGCGCCACATCACCATCCTGGCGCTCACCCCGAGCCGGCTGATCGTCGGGCACACCGACGAGCACGCCGCCGACGACCTGATCCGCGCGCCGTACGCGTCCACCTCGACCGAGGCGATCCCGCTGAACCGGGTGAACGCGGTGGTGGTGAACAGAGTGGTGCCCAACCCGGCCGGCTACGCCTCCAAGGCCTCCGGCGGCAAGGCCGACCCGGCCCCCGGCGGCGAGGTCGTGCTGACCATCGGCTGGGGGATGGTGAACCGGATCGACCTCGAGCCGGCCGTCTGCGCCGACCCGAACTGCGAGGCCGACCACGGCTACACCGGTTCCGTCGCGGCCGACGACATCTCACTGCGGATCTCCGCGGCGGCCGACGGCCCGGCCGGGATCCAGCAGGTGCTCGACTTCGCTTCCGCGTTGTCGTTCGCGACGACCAGCAGGTAG
- a CDS encoding P1 family peptidase, translating into MTAEQPRPGPHNAITDVPGVLVGQVERTDPPYLTGTTVVHVPETAVAGVDVRGGAPGTRETDLLDPVNSNPGVNAIVLSGGSAFGLDAASGVMRSLEARGVGIRVGAGEYDVVPIVPTAVIFDLGRGGGFQARPDADWGWQALDAATGGAVAEGNHGAGAGARAGGLKGGVGTASVVLADGTTVGALVIVNAAGSAVDAQGRLYGERYGLGEEFAGLRTPTEPPPDLPGRIPGMNTVIAVVATDASLDKAAVKRMAMVAHDGLARALDPIHTLLDGDSIFALSTGKSERLSVTDPAALLQLESIFGAGARTLSRAVVRAMLAAETVETPAGKIISYRDAYPSAFLGDGSTNE; encoded by the coding sequence ATGACCGCCGAGCAACCGCGACCTGGTCCCCACAACGCGATCACCGACGTTCCCGGCGTACTGGTCGGGCAGGTCGAGCGCACCGACCCGCCGTACCTCACCGGTACGACGGTCGTCCACGTCCCCGAGACAGCGGTCGCGGGAGTGGACGTCCGTGGCGGCGCTCCCGGCACCCGCGAGACCGATCTGCTCGATCCGGTGAACTCCAATCCGGGCGTGAATGCGATCGTCCTGAGCGGCGGGAGCGCGTTCGGGCTGGACGCGGCGTCGGGCGTCATGCGGTCGCTCGAAGCGCGAGGGGTGGGGATTCGGGTCGGCGCGGGTGAGTACGACGTCGTACCGATCGTGCCGACTGCGGTGATCTTCGACCTCGGCCGCGGTGGCGGGTTTCAGGCTCGTCCGGACGCGGACTGGGGGTGGCAGGCACTCGACGCCGCCACGGGCGGAGCCGTTGCTGAAGGCAACCATGGTGCGGGTGCGGGGGCCAGGGCAGGTGGGCTCAAGGGTGGGGTCGGGACGGCCAGCGTGGTACTGGCGGACGGTACGACGGTCGGCGCGCTGGTGATCGTCAATGCGGCCGGCTCCGCTGTTGACGCGCAAGGGCGGTTGTATGGCGAGCGCTACGGGCTGGGGGAGGAGTTCGCTGGTCTTCGTACGCCGACTGAGCCGCCGCCGGACCTGCCTGGTCGCATTCCGGGTATGAACACCGTCATCGCGGTGGTCGCCACGGATGCCTCGCTGGACAAGGCCGCCGTCAAACGGATGGCGATGGTCGCGCACGACGGACTGGCTCGCGCGCTCGATCCCATTCACACGCTGCTCGACGGTGACTCGATCTTCGCCTTGTCCACCGGCAAGTCCGAGCGGCTGAGCGTCACTGATCCGGCAGCGCTTCTGCAACTGGAGTCGATCTTCGGAGCTGGTGCGCGGACGCTGTCGCGTGCGGTCGTCCGCGCGATGCTTGCCGCCGAGACGGTCGAGACTCCGGCGGGCAAGATCATCAGTTACCGAGACGCTTACCCGTCAGCGTTCCTGGGGGATGGGAGCACGAACGAGTAG
- a CDS encoding DUF2087 domain-containing protein, whose product MNADLLCGSLAEPSRLRTYSAVVLGARTPDQIAAATGLSPAVVGKAAQRLLKTGLLTASADGLQAVEHVFKEAARSNRRDPEPLDSDPARDAVLRAFIRDGRLTHFPTFPAKLQIVLEHLVKVFEPGRDYPEPEVNTILNSWHPDHAALRRLLVDSRLLTRTDAIYRRTA is encoded by the coding sequence ATGAACGCCGACCTGCTCTGTGGATCTCTGGCCGAACCGTCGAGGCTGCGCACGTACTCCGCCGTCGTCCTCGGCGCGCGCACCCCGGACCAGATCGCCGCGGCGACCGGCCTCTCCCCCGCGGTTGTCGGCAAGGCAGCTCAGCGGCTGCTCAAGACCGGGCTCCTGACCGCCTCGGCCGACGGGTTGCAGGCGGTCGAGCACGTCTTCAAGGAGGCGGCCCGCAGCAACCGTCGCGACCCCGAACCCTTGGACTCGGACCCAGCCCGCGACGCCGTACTCCGTGCTTTCATCCGCGATGGACGGCTGACGCACTTCCCGACCTTCCCCGCGAAGCTGCAGATCGTCCTCGAGCACCTGGTCAAGGTCTTCGAGCCCGGCCGCGACTACCCGGAGCCGGAGGTCAACACGATCCTGAACTCCTGGCACCCTGACCACGCCGCCCTCCGCCGCCTCCTGGTCGACAGCCGGCTCCTCACCCGCACCGACGCCATCTACCGCCGTACTGCGTGA